The following nucleotide sequence is from Methanococcus voltae.
AAATTGGCCTATTGAAATTTCTAAATTTGCCTTTAATTAGATTATCGTCTGAAAAATCTTTAAATTTAAGTTTGTTTCTTTTTAAAACTATATTTATTACATTTACAAATTTTTCATCGATTTCAGATAAATTTTTATCTAATTTATCATATAATAACGGCATTTCTTTATTTTTTAATTCTTCAAATAACGATTCATCTATTTTTGAGTAATACAATAACGAACCACAATCGTAATCAATATATATCCTATTTTCTTTATCCAGTACTTCTTTTAGGTATTCTTTTAAACATTCATTCCATAGGTAGCTTTGGTAAGCTGCTATAAAAAGGTCATTAAGCCTAATATCAACGTATTTATAAGCTTCTCTATATTCCCCGGTATTTTTAAGCTTTTTTAAGATATTTACATACATTTTAGATTTAATATCATTTTTAATTACATATTGATAGCATTTATCCCAATTATTCCAGTTTTTGTCAATATATCTTTTTAAATCTTTTATTTTTTTATTTTCGCTTTTTCCATATTTCGTTAGTAATATTTTGAATATCTCTTCAAAATTATTTTTCAACATATATTCTATGATAAATTTCCTTTCAAAAACGCTTCCAAATCGCTGATTATCAAAATAGTTTGGTACCCCATATTCCAAATTTCTAATGTTATCGGCTATATCTAAGAAATAGTTTCTATCTATATTTCTTATCGTTATTTCAAAATGATTGCCTATTAAATCCCCTATTGTTAATTTATCCGCAGAATAACCTATAAAAGTTAATTTTAGATTATCTTCTTTAATATCTACTTCGTATTCTGCAGGTACTGAGATGTACTGTTTTGTAATGGCATGCCTATCTTTTAACCCGCAATATCCGATTTCTTTTAAGGGTATCTCTTGAGATTTTGAGATGTACGAGATTGCTTTTAAATTTTCCATATTTTTTTTACATAACTCGTATATTTTGTAATTTTGTTCTGAAGAATTTTCGTCAGTTAAAATATTTTCTAGGTCTAATACTTCCTGGACTTTAAAATCTTCGGGCTTTTGTCTTAATTTCATAATATCACTTATAATTCTACATAATTTTAGATAGTATTATTTCTTTTATTTTAACATATGATTAATCACTTAAAAAATAGTTAAAAATAGTTAAAAATAATACAAAAATAAATTAAGAATAAAAAATATCCTATTTTATTTTAATTTTTAGTTATCTTATCTTTTATAATATTTATTATTTTTCAATAATAGTTTCTTCAATTGACATTCCAAAATGTCTTGCTTTATCTTCAGTTTTTACAATGATTTTGTCGCTTTCTTTTAAATCCACAACGGAAATATCTTTTCCTTTTTCACTTACCAACCTTATAGTTTCTGCATTTTGTAATATAGTTCTTATTATTTCGCCTTTGTATTCTGCTTCTATGAGGTAAAGTGGTCTTTTTTCAATTTTTACTCTTCCAACTATAACTTCTCTTGTTTCACCTTTCGAACTTACAGCAAGAACCTTGTCTCCAGCTTTTAGGTCGCTAAGGTATTTTGTTTTATTGTTCGGGCATAGTACGTAAGCATGAACTGGACCTGCATTAACTCGGAAGGGTCTCGTGGCCACATATTGATTTTCAACACTCTCAGCGTGCACTAAAAATAACGCTTTTGAGTATGAACCAATTAGCATACCTTCGCCAATATTTAACATTGAACAAGTATCTATACAAACTCGGTCTCCACTACCAACAGTTTCAACCTTTTTTATTGTTGCAATATCCATTTTTAATTTAGGTGAATTAAATGCTATAATTAATTCCGAGAATTTTTTTATTTCGTTAATGTCTTCTGATATCAAAGCTACGCCATCAACACCTTTTTCTAAAATTTCATAAGCTACTTCTGCATCCTTAACGCTTTTAACCAGAGAAACTATTTCTATTTTTGTATTGAACAAATCTGCTATTAGATTTTCTAAAGGAATTATAGTCCAATCTTTACCTTCTAAAATTACATAATCTATTAATCCAGACTTACTTAATTCTGAAGCCATTATTTCATCATTTTTCGACATTATTTTGATTAATACAGCTATTTTTTTATTGCTTTCTTTCTTTAAGTTTGAAAGTAGTTCTATATTTTCGTCTATTTTTTCAGATATATCTTCACTATCAAGTAGTAGTATATCCGAATTAGGATTTTTAGATATTATATTGATTTTTCCAAGCTTTTTTAGCATATTCAATTGTTCATCAGTTATTTTGGGTATTATTACAGAATCTATCGAGCTTTCTAATGAATCTTTAACTGTTTCCTTAATTTCTTCCCATTCATTGTTAAATATATAAATAAATCCGAATTTTGCCATAGTGTCACCTAATTATTTTTATCAATTTCAGCTAATTTTAATTTTATTTTTAACTTTATTTTAATTAATTAAAACTGCTTAATTAGTTTATATATTCATATATTAAATATATAACCATTAATCTTAATTAATAAATCTAAGTTTTCATAATAGTATATATATTAAACAATACTATTTGTTATTAAATATTATCACAAAATGAAATGTATGGAATTTGTAATTTTTTATTACTTTCTTATTAAGTTATTACTAAATTTTATAAAAAAATCCAAAACGGTGCCTGTTAAAGGATAAGGTAAGATTTATCATTTTAAAAGTTTTTCGGGGTGTAAATTATCGATAAATTATTGATTAATATAAAAGATATGGAAGATTTGGATTGGCGAATATTAAGGATAGTTGAAATATGCCTAAAAAATCACGAATGGGTGCCAATTCAAGAAATTGTTAAAAAGGCTAAATTGAACCAAAATGAAGTTTCCTACCGTATTTCAAGATTGATTCATATAAAGATGTTAAACTCATCTCAATATGGATATAGAATATCCCATTGGGGCTATGATGCTTTAGCTCTCGATACCTATTCTAAAAAAGATTTAATAGTGGGTATGGGCGGTAAAGTAGGAGTTGGAAAAGAAGGCGATGTATATAATGTATTATTGCCCGATAATAGGAATGCAGTTCTAAAATTCCATAAACACGGTAGAACTTGCTTTACTATGGGTAAGCGGTATAGAAATTACCTTGCAGATAAAAGACATATAAGTTGGCTTTATTCTTCCCGATTAGCTGCTGAAAAAGAGTTTGAAGTATTAACTGCATTATATCCTATAGTAAAAGTGCCTGAACCTATCGCCAATAACAGGCATACAATTTTAATGGGTAAAATGGAAGGAACAGATTTAAAAAAAGCTAATTTACGTAGTTTAGGTTTAAATCCTGAAGAATTATTTGACGAAATAATCGAAGAAGTTAAGAAATCATATAAATTGGGATATATCCATGGGGATTTAAGTGAATTTAATATCCTAATTAATAGCGACGGAGATTTTGTAATAATCGACTGGCCACAGGTTATTGAAATAAACGATAATAAGTTTAAAATAGAAAAAATTTCTTCGAAAGATGTAGAATATGATGTAGAATATTATTTAAAAAGAGATATTGGTAATTTATTGCGTTATTTCAAAAAATATGGACTTAATAAAGATTTGGATACGTTATACGACTATATTATTAATTAATTATTTACTTTTATTTTTCCTTTTTTTAATTTTATTGTATTGTACTGTATTTTATTTTTAAAATATTTTTAGATAATGTATTCTATTATAAAATTATGGTAATTAAAAATAGTTAACATTTAAATAATTACAGTGATATATATGTATTTATGTTTTTAAAAATTGATGCTATTAATTTAATATATATGGACTTAAAAACTTACAATAAATTTATTTAATATATTGAGAAATAGGGAATAAGTGGTAATATGGAGTCATTTTTAACAGACGTACAAGTAAAAGTTTTAGATTTACGTAAAAAGGGGCATACTCAAGATGAAATAGCAAAAAAGATGGGGACTAGTAGGGCCAATATTAGCATGATTGAAAAAAGGGCTAAAGAAAATGTCGAGAAAGCGAGAAATACTCTTAGTATCTATAGCGATATAATAGCACCCTCTAGAATCATAATACCTGAAGGTACCGATGTTTTTGAGATACCTAAAATAGTATTTTCGAAGTCTGACGAAGACGAGATTCACGTAAGATATACCTCTCTAGAAATCATGGAGTTTATCAATCAAAACGCTAAAAAATACATAAGAAATAGGTTTGTAAAAGAACCTTTCATTGTTACGATTATGCAAACTGGAGAAATTTACATAACCTCAATCGATTCAGAATCAAATACTGACGAAAATAACATGTTAAAATAAATAATTTAATTTTATTTTTAGATTTACTAGTATTGACATATTTTAAAGTTAATTAGCTACCAAATAATAATTTAAAGTTCTAATTTGGAGATATAATGAAAATAATAAATCAAATTCCTGAAAAGAATCTAATAAAAGTAATGCCTGAAAATTTAGATGATTTATGGCATTTATCGAATATAATACAATATAGTAACGCTGTATCTGCGTTAACTGAGAGAAGAACCGAGGATAAAGGGGATAAATTAAGAGCTGATAGGGGTGTAAAAAGAAAGGTTTATTTGGGCGTAAAAGCTGAAAAAATATCATTTCACGAAGATACAAATCGTTTAAGGGTAAATGGCAAAATAATTCACGGACCTGATGATATTCCGCTTGGTTCATACCATACTATAGACATTGAACCATTGACTCAAGTTTCCATACAAAAAAATTGGAAACCCTGGGATTTAAAGCGATTAAAAGAAGCTGAAAACTCGTCTAAGAACCCTAAAATAGTAGTTGTAGTGTTGGACGAACACAATGCAAATGTATACGTGGTTCGAGAATATGGTGTAAAAGAATTAGCTGAATTAAAATCGGGAATTTCTAAAAATTTAAGTTCTAAACAAAATGAACAAATGCGTTTTAGTTATTTTTCTGAAATTGCATCCATTATATCTGAGTTTTCGGGAAAAATACTGGTTACAGGAACAGGTTTTGCACGAAACAACTTCCAAAAGTATGTTTCTGAAAAATATAAGGAATTATCTCTGAATATAGTTGTAGAATCAAGTAATCATACTGGTAGATTAGGGCTACAAGAAATTTTAAAATCTGGTATAATTGATAGAATATATGGCGAAGCCCGTTTGAGTAAGGAATCACAATTAATTGAAAAATTACTTGAAGAAATATCTAAAAAAGGGCTTGCAGCTTATGGTTTGGCAGATGTAGAAAATGCTTTAAATTATTGTGCAATTGAAAAATTACTAATAACTGACGAATATTTAAGATCTAAAAGAAGAAATATCGAACAAATGGTAATTGAAGTTGAAAATTCAAATGGTGAATTGGTAGTTATATCTACAGAACATGAATCAGGGAAGCAGCTTAAAGCACTTGGGGGAATAGCAGCATTATTGAGATTCCCTGTTGAATAATACTGGTAATAGTACTATTAATAGTAATATCATAATAATACTAGTTAGTAATAAAATAGCAATAAGTTAATAAAATTTAAATTATTAAAAAAAATAAGTTTTAAAAATGTTTTAAAGAATATTAAATTAATTAATTAAAATATCTTTTCTATCTTTAATTTTCATTTTAGCTAATTTTGTAATCTCATCGGTATTAACAGGTTCTTTAACTTCGATATAGTTATTAAGAACTGCTTTGTCAAATAAACCTTTACCCCAGTGATTTCTTAAGATAACTGTTGAAATACCTTCTGGCGAACCAACGTTACCAACAGATATATCTGAGGTGTAACCTGTGAAATCTTTACAGTACATACAACCGGTCCTTACTAATTTTTCTAAATCTTTAATTTTGTAAGACTTTTTATCTCCATTATCTAACACAACAATGAATTTTCCTTTTTCAATGTCCATTTTTTTAATATCCCATGGATTAATGCCTTCTTTTTCTAACATTTCCATCAAAGGACCGTATTTCATTGTTTCATAGCAGAAAAGACCTATTTTAAATCTTATGGCTTTTTCAAATGGTTTTAATAAATCATTATTTGAGCTTGTTATCGCATTTAAAGAGTCCATAACACAAGGTGTACCTATAACAGCTAATCTTTTAAGTTTTTTGTCGTAAACTGCTTCTCTTAATGCTTCTAATATTGGTACATTCCAGCTGTATCTGCTACCTGATGACTTAAGAACTTCTTCTTTTGAGGTGGCCAAATAAGATTCTGGTTCCATAGTCCATTTATCTTCGATCATAACGATTGCGCCATCTATTAAATCTTCATCAAAAGCTTCTGCTAATAATGCAGTTACAACACCCCCGCTTTGAACGGAACCATTGCTTTTTTTAGCTTTAGCTGTTTTTATTTCAATGAAATCCCCAATTGGAGCTTCAGGGGTTTTTTTAACTAATACGCCGGATGAAGTTCTTGGACAAGCATCGTAACAAGCACCACATTTTACATTGTAGTTTGTAACCTTACAAAAATCAAAAGATAGCGGCGATTCACTTGCATCTAATTTTCCACATTTTATTTGGTCACATCCAACTCGCATAGGCTCGTCTTCCATGAAAAATATGTTGTCGCAAGGACATACTGCAACACATGCTCCACAGCCTGAACAAGTTCCAATATCCCAAACTTCCTTTTTTAAATCTAAATATGATTTAGTAATCATGATAACACCTTAATGGTAATTTTATTGCAATATTGATTTAAGTGCCAATAATATCTCTAAATATTATTTTATAATTTTAATCATTTTAAATCGTTTTAATTGTAATTTTTAATTTGTCAATATTATCTTATATCTGGAGTATATAATTTTTTAAATGGCCTACTTGAAATTGGAGCAATTTTTGTATAATTTGAATTTAGTAATTTATTTTTTATTTCGTCGCTGTAATTAAATTCATTGCAATAATCTTCAATATAATAGGTAATTTTTTCTAAATCTTCTTTTGTAAATTCTTTAATATCTGCAGCTACTCCTAGTTGACTTTTGTTAACTTTTCCACGTATGTATATTACTCCGCCGTGAATTCCAGTACCTAACATTGAATTTTTTACAAATTCGGTATCTTCAGATTGCATATTTAAATTTATAATAATGCCTCCTGCCATATATTCGCCTAAAAAGTCGCCTGCAGTTTCTCCAATTATTAAAACAGGTGTTTTACCTTTATATTCTTTCATATGTATGCCACTTCTATAGCCTACACTACCTTGAACATATAAAGAACCGCCTCTCATGGAATGACCTGTAGCATCACCACTGCTACCATGAATTATAATTTTTCCTTCATCTAATGTATTTCCTGGAGCGTGATCAGCATTTCCATAAACTTCCACCCTGGGACCTTTCATGAACATTGCTAAGTCTCCACCAGGTATTCCATTTATAACTATTGTTAAGTTATTTTTGGAGATTCCATTTCCGATAAATCTTTGACCTAAAACATTATTCAACGTTATAAGTTCCAAATCTAGATTATCTTTAATAATCTTATTTATCTGTTCATTTAGTTCTTTGTAGTATATACCTGAAGTATCTATTGTTACTTCTTTACTCATTATTTCACCTTTGGTATTAGGCAATAACTAAATTAGGATTTTAATATTGCAAAATCTTTAAAATCTTATTAATTACTTTATTTTTGGTAAATTCAAAATATTTGGTTAAATTATACTATTAATTAATAATATAATTTAATATATTTTGATAGGAATTACAAACCAGCTTGTTTTAATCCTAAAGCTTTTAATTCTACTTCATTAAGACCTATTCCTCTTAATCTATCCCTATTTCCTCTTAAACTTTCAATAGAGTTTATACCTGCAGCACCAAGTAATTCTTTAATTTCATGGGTCCAAGCACCAATTAAGTTTGAAACTCTATCTGCAGCTTCTTCAATCTCTAATCTTTCAACTAAGTCAGCTCTTTGAGTTGCAATACCCCAACAACATTTTCCACCGTAGCATCTACCACAAACTGTACAACCCATCGCAATCATTGCAGCTGTACCAATATATACTGCGTCAGCACCCAAGGCAATGGACTTAAATACATCAGCGGAGTTCCTAATACCTCCACTTGCGATAATACTTACTTTGTTTCTGTTTCCTTGTTCTCTTAGCCTATCATCTACTGCGGAAATAGCTACCTCTATAGGAATACCTACGTTATCACGGAATACTTTAGGTGCAGCACCAGTACCACCTTTAAATCCATCAATTACAACTGCATCAGCATCTGAAGTGGCAATACCATTTGCAATAGCTGCTACATTATGTACTGCAGATATTTTAACAAATACTGGCAATTTCCATCTTGTAGCTTCTTTTAAACTTCTTACAAGTTGTGCTAAGTCTTCAATTGAATAAATGTCATGGTGAGGTGCAGGTGATATCGCATCTGAACCTTCTGGAATCATTCTCGTCATTGAAACTTCAGCCGAAACCTTTTCACCAGGCAAGTGTCCACCAATACCTGGTTTTGCACCTTGACCTATTTTAATTTCAATTGCAGCTCCTTTTGAAAGATATTCGCTATTAACTCCGAATCTACCACTAGCAACCTGGGTGATTATATTGTCGGAATATTCGTATAAATCCCTATGGAGTCCACCTTCTCCAGTTCCCATAAATGTTCCACATCTTTTTACGGCTTTTGCCATAGCTTTGTGGGAATTTAATGAAATAGCACCATATGACATGTGTCCTATCATTATGGGGGTATCTAATTTTAAATTAGGAGCTATTTTAGTTTTTAGTTTTGATTTTTTAACTTTTTTACCATCAATTTCTTCTTCAACATATTCAAATTCTAATTTTTCAGGTTTTGAACCAATATATGTTCTTAATTCCATAGGTTCCCTTAAGGGGTCTATTGATGGATTTGTAACTTGACAAGCATCTAATACTATATTATCATAGTATATTGGGTAGTCTTTTGCGTTGCCCATGCCACTTAATAAAATACAACC
It contains:
- the truD gene encoding tRNA pseudouridine(13) synthase TruD — encoded protein: MKLRQKPEDFKVQEVLDLENILTDENSSEQNYKIYELCKKNMENLKAISYISKSQEIPLKEIGYCGLKDRHAITKQYISVPAEYEVDIKEDNLKLTFIGYSADKLTIGDLIGNHFEITIRNIDRNYFLDIADNIRNLEYGVPNYFDNQRFGSVFERKFIIEYMLKNNFEEIFKILLTKYGKSENKKIKDLKRYIDKNWNNWDKCYQYVIKNDIKSKMYVNILKKLKNTGEYREAYKYVDIRLNDLFIAAYQSYLWNECLKEYLKEVLDKENRIYIDYDCGSLLYYSKIDESLFEELKNKEMPLLYDKLDKNLSEIDEKFVNVINIVLKRNKLKFKDFSDDNLIKGKFRNFNRPILSIPENVRYGKFKADELNNGKYKITLEFNLKKGAYATGIIKGVFNSVKCK
- a CDS encoding 3-dehydroquinate synthase II, which gives rise to MAKFGFIYIFNNEWEEIKETVKDSLESSIDSVIIPKITDEQLNMLKKLGKINIISKNPNSDILLLDSEDISEKIDENIELLSNLKKESNKKIAVLIKIMSKNDEIMASELSKSGLIDYVILEGKDWTIIPLENLIADLFNTKIEIVSLVKSVKDAEVAYEILEKGVDGVALISEDINEIKKFSELIIAFNSPKLKMDIATIKKVETVGSGDRVCIDTCSMLNIGEGMLIGSYSKALFLVHAESVENQYVATRPFRVNAGPVHAYVLCPNNKTKYLSDLKAGDKVLAVSSKGETREVIVGRVKIEKRPLYLIEAEYKGEIIRTILQNAETIRLVSEKGKDISVVDLKESDKIIVKTEDKARHFGMSIEETIIEK
- a CDS encoding RIO1 family regulatory kinase/ATPase, giving the protein MEDLDWRILRIVEICLKNHEWVPIQEIVKKAKLNQNEVSYRISRLIHIKMLNSSQYGYRISHWGYDALALDTYSKKDLIVGMGGKVGVGKEGDVYNVLLPDNRNAVLKFHKHGRTCFTMGKRYRNYLADKRHISWLYSSRLAAEKEFEVLTALYPIVKVPEPIANNRHTILMGKMEGTDLKKANLRSLGLNPEELFDEIIEEVKKSYKLGYIHGDLSEFNILINSDGDFVIIDWPQVIEINDNKFKIEKISSKDVEYDVEYYLKRDIGNLLRYFKKYGLNKDLDTLYDYIIN
- a CDS encoding Tfx family DNA-binding protein, with protein sequence MESFLTDVQVKVLDLRKKGHTQDEIAKKMGTSRANISMIEKRAKENVEKARNTLSIYSDIIAPSRIIIPEGTDVFEIPKIVFSKSDEDEIHVRYTSLEIMEFINQNAKKYIRNRFVKEPFIVTIMQTGEIYITSIDSESNTDENNMLK
- a CDS encoding mRNA surveillance protein pelota; protein product: MKIINQIPEKNLIKVMPENLDDLWHLSNIIQYSNAVSALTERRTEDKGDKLRADRGVKRKVYLGVKAEKISFHEDTNRLRVNGKIIHGPDDIPLGSYHTIDIEPLTQVSIQKNWKPWDLKRLKEAENSSKNPKIVVVVLDEHNANVYVVREYGVKELAELKSGISKNLSSKQNEQMRFSYFSEIASIISEFSGKILVTGTGFARNNFQKYVSEKYKELSLNIVVESSNHTGRLGLQEILKSGIIDRIYGEARLSKESQLIEKLLEEISKKGLAAYGLADVENALNYCAIEKLLITDEYLRSKRRNIEQMVIEVENSNGELVVISTEHESGKQLKALGGIAALLRFPVE
- a CDS encoding Coenzyme F420 hydrogenase/dehydrogenase, beta subunit C-terminal domain translates to MITKSYLDLKKEVWDIGTCSGCGACVAVCPCDNIFFMEDEPMRVGCDQIKCGKLDASESPLSFDFCKVTNYNVKCGACYDACPRTSSGVLVKKTPEAPIGDFIEIKTAKAKKSNGSVQSGGVVTALLAEAFDEDLIDGAIVMIEDKWTMEPESYLATSKEEVLKSSGSRYSWNVPILEALREAVYDKKLKRLAVIGTPCVMDSLNAITSSNNDLLKPFEKAIRFKIGLFCYETMKYGPLMEMLEKEGINPWDIKKMDIEKGKFIVVLDNGDKKSYKIKDLEKLVRTGCMYCKDFTGYTSDISVGNVGSPEGISTVILRNHWGKGLFDKAVLNNYIEVKEPVNTDEITKLAKMKIKDRKDILIN
- a CDS encoding glutamate synthase-related protein; translated protein: MIPSTVPPKYKITIDHDKCILCGRCAKECAWDAIRKSKDKIITYDNRCGSCFRCASMCPRDAITIIENPSQGRKHPVWTPEARQDVLNQANSGCILLSGMGNAKDYPIYYDNIVLDACQVTNPSIDPLREPMELRTYIGSKPEKLEFEYVEEEIDGKKVKKSKLKTKIAPNLKLDTPIMIGHMSYGAISLNSHKAMAKAVKRCGTFMGTGEGGLHRDLYEYSDNIITQVASGRFGVNSEYLSKGAAIEIKIGQGAKPGIGGHLPGEKVSAEVSMTRMIPEGSDAISPAPHHDIYSIEDLAQLVRSLKEATRWKLPVFVKISAVHNVAAIANGIATSDADAVVIDGFKGGTGAAPKVFRDNVGIPIEVAISAVDDRLREQGNRNKVSIIASGGIRNSADVFKSIALGADAVYIGTAAMIAMGCTVCGRCYGGKCCWGIATQRADLVERLEIEEAADRVSNLIGAWTHEIKELLGAAGINSIESLRGNRDRLRGIGLNEVELKALGLKQAGL